Within the Streptomyces sp. R41 genome, the region TTACATCGATCAACTCACACCCGTCGTGTTGCGCCACGACACTCTGGTGACGAATCACGAGTACAAGCACGGCAAGGCCGTCCCCTTCGACGCCTTGTTGCAGGCAGGAATCGCGATTCTGGTCGATAAGCAGGGACTGCCCGCCGTGAAGTGCTCCTGCGGGAATCCGCTGCGCCCTTCCCAGGTGAACATCAAAAAGACCTCGGTGCAGTTCAAGGACGGAAACAAGAAGTGGTCCGGATATCAGCAGGACCACATCGTGATCGTCGAGCCGCCGCCCGGGAACCCTGAGATCGACCGGCTCCAGCTCATCGACGTCAACGACCCCGATCGCGGGATCGCCCGCGAGCTGGGCGTCGACGGTGACGACACGTCCTTCGACCCGCACGCGCAGCAGACCGTTCCGGCCGTCACCGGCATGACGTTCGCCGAGGCGGCGCGGAACCTCACCGGCGCCGGGCTGGCCCTGGCCTACGACGGCGACTCCCTGCCGCCGGACGACGCCCAGGTCACCGCCTCCCAGCCCGTCCAGGGCAGCACGCTGGAGTGGGGCGCCTCCGTGACGCTGTTCGTGCAGTCCGACGACGACGACGGCGGCGGGCAGAGCACTCCCCAGGAATCCGGTGGGACGACCAAGGGTCCGGACGAGTCGAGCACCGGACCGGATGAATCCACGACCGGTCCCGGCGAGTCGAGCACCGGACCGGATGAATCCACCACCGGTCCCGGGGAGTCCAGCAGCGGACCGGGCGAGTCCAGCACCGGCCCCGGCACGACATCACCGACCACGCCCACGACCCCGACCACCGGCGGGACGGACTCGCCACCGGTGTCGGGCAGTACCCCGGCGAACACGCCGACGGGCGATTCGTCCACCCCCTCGGAGTCCGTCTCGACCGGCCCCACCTCCACCGAGCCGACGACCAGCGGCGCGCCGGGGTCGAGCGACTCCTCCTCGGTCGACCCCGGCGTCAGCGACTCCGCACCCGGTGCCCCCTCCTCCGCGACCGACGCGACCGACTCCGGTGGGCTCACCGGAGGCACGTCCTGATCCGCGTACGAACCAGCGCAGAACCCGGGGAGCAACGGGATGGCACCAGGATCACCGCAATCGGGAGTGGGCCGGATCATCGCCGGCCGGTATCGGCTGCTGGACCAGGTCGGCTCGGGTGGGATGGGCCATGTGTGGCTCGCCCACGACCAGCGGCTCGACTGCGATGTCGCGCTCAAGGAGATCAGGTTCCGCAACTTGCCGGAAGGCAATGAGGAGCACGAGTCCCGCATCGCGCGTGCCCGCGCCGAGGCTCGGCACGCGGCGGTGCTGCGCGGGCACCCGCACGTGGTGACCGTGCACGACGTCCTGGAGCACGAGGGCCTGCCATGGATCGTGATGGAGTACGTGGCGGGCGCGGAGGATCTGCGCGCCTGGCTCGCCCGGCGCGGTCCGCTGGCCCCCGCCGAATGTGCTCGTATCGGCCTCGCGGTCCTTGACGCCCTGACCGCCGGGCACGAGCGCGGCATCATGCACCGGGATGTCAAACCGGCCAACATCCTGCTCGCTCCGGACCGCACGGGCACGCCGGGCGCCCGGATCCTGCTCACCGACTACGGCATCTCCGTCCAGCCGGACTCCCCCGAGACCCGCTGGACCAGGACGTCCATCCTGGTGGGCACGGCCGGTTATCTGGCGCCGGAGCGGGCCACGGGCGGGCCACCGACCGCGGCGGCCGACCTGTTCTCGCTGGGCTGCACCCTGTATTTCGGCGTGGAGGGCCACGGGCCGTTCGACCGCGACACCGATCTCGCCGCCATCACCGCCGTGGTCCTGGAGGAGCCACCGCCGCCACGGCGGGCCGGAGCGCTGCGACCGGTCGTCGAGGCACTCCTGGTCAAGGATCCCGCCCGGCGGATCTCCGCGGAGGACACGGCGGCGGCGCTGGCCAGGATCATCACGCCCGAGCCCCACCCGCCGACCCGGGTCGACACGGGCTCGCAGCCGCCCTGGGCCGGTCTCGTCACCTCCGACGGGTCTTCGGGTCCCGGCGGGGCGGTGGGCGACCAGGGGTTTGCCTCTCCGGGCGCGTACACGCCCACGGCCGTGGGCTCCGGCAGCCCGGCCCGCGACCAGGGCTTCGCCGCTCCGGCGGCCGCGTACGCGCCCACCGCCCAGGCACCAGGTGCGTACATGCCGGCCGCGCCGGGACCAGCTGCGTATACGCCGACCGCACCGGGACCAGGTGCCTACACTCCGCCTGGCCAGGGGTTCGGCCCGCCCTGGTACGGAGGGCCGGCCACCCCTGTCACCGGTCCCGGTCCCGGTCCCGGCAGGCGGCGACGCAAGCGCCCGCGCGCCCTGCAAGCCATGACGGCGGTGCTCCTCGCGCTCGGGCTGACGGCCGGCGGGGTCTGGTACGCCATGGCGCACAAGGCCGAGCTGCCGTACGGCGCCGAGGTGGGCCTCTCCGAACCGCTCCGCAAGGGCGACTGCGTCCTCGGTGACCCCGCTCCCTGGAAGGCGGCGGGTGTCCCGCGTCTCAGGCTGGATCCGAGCTGCAAGGCGCTGCGCCCCGACGGGCAGGTGATGGCGCTGTACAAGGCGCCCTCGTTCGAGGTCGCGCGGCGTCAGGGTGAGAACCAGTGCTTGGAGCGGACGAAGGAGACCGCGGGCAAGCTCGCGTGGAACGTGCGCAGCATGGCCGTCGTCCCCACGCGCGAGGGCTTCGGCGCCACCGGCGGCAACGTCGCGTGCCTGCTGGTCGGCAAGGACGGCCCGGTGTACGGCCCGCTGGGCGACCTCCGCCCGTACGGGATGACCTTCGCGGACGCCACCCAGATACAGCGGAAGGACTGCCTCGGCCATGTCGACGGCGACGCACAGGTCAATGATCACTACGAGCTGGTCGCCTGCGACAAGGAGCACGTCGGGCGCGTCGTCGACATCACGCACCTCACGACCTACGCGTCGGACGAGGACCCCTTCGACCAGGCGAACGCGCAGTGCGAGAAGGATGCACCACCGGAGAAGTACCACTACCCCCGCACCGTCTACTGGAGTCATGGTCTGCGCAGCACAGGGATCTGGTCGAAGGGCAGGTACCTGGTGGTCTGCAGCATCGAGCGCTTGGACAAAGCCCCCATGCACGCAGACCAGTAGGCCACCCGGCCCTGGCGAACCGCCTCCCTCCGGGTGAAAATGGGCCCAAGGCCACGGCCCGCGTCGCGGACCCGCCTGGAGGAGGGTGTCGCGATGCCCGGTTCGACGAAGACGATGGGCGTGATCACCGTGAGTGGGCTCGTCGTGGTGACGGCCTACACGGTGGCGCTCGGCAGCAACGGCTGGCTGTGGTTCGGCTGGGTCGTTCTCGGCCTGATCACGCTGGGGATGGTGGCCTCGCGCAGCACCTGATGGTCACTCCCGGGGCAGCCGCCCCGCCGAGTGCACGCCCGGCTGGTACTTGGGCAGCCGGGCGGTGATCTTCATGCCGGCCCCCACCGCGGTCTCGATGACGAGGCCGTAGTCGTCCCCGTACACCTGGCGCAGGCGTTCGTCGACGTTGGACAGCCCGATGCCGCCGGAGGGGCTGACCTCTCCGGCGAGGATGCGGCGCAGCCGGTCGGGGTCCATTCCGGCGCCGTTGTCCTCGATGACGACCAGCGCCTCGGCGCCCGCGTCCTGAGCCGTGATGCTGATGTGGCTCTTGTCGGTCTTGCCCTCCAGACCGTGTTTGACGGCGTTCTCCACGAGGGGCTGGAGACAGAGGAAGGGCAGTGCGACCGGCAGCACCTCGGGCGCGATCTGCAGGGTGACCGACAGGCGCTCCCCGAAGCGGGCCCTGACCAGGGCCAAGTAGTGGTCGATGGCGTGCAGTTCGTCGGCGAGCGTGGTGAAGTCGCCGTGTCGGCGGAACGAGTAGCGGGTGAAGTCGGCGAATTCCAGTAGCAGTTCACGGGCCCGCTCTGGATCGGTGCGGACGAACGAGGCGATCACCGCGAGCGAGTTGAAGATGAAATGCGGTGAAATCTGGGCGCGAAGTGCCTTGATCTCGGCCTCGATCAGCCGGGTACGGGACTGGTCGAGGTCGGCGAGTTCCAGCTGCACCGAGACCCAGCGGGCGACCTCGCCCGCGGCCCGTACGAGGACGGCGGACTCGCGGGGCGCGCAGGCGACGAGCGCCCCGTGCACTCGTTCGTCGACGGTGAGCGGCGCGACGACGGCCCAGCGCAGCGGGCAGTCGGGCTCGTCGCACCTCAGCCGGAAGGCCTCGCCTCGGCCGGTCTCCAGCGGTCCGCCGAGCCGCTCCATGATCTCGGAGCGGTGGTGCGCCCCCACTCCGTCCCAGGCGAGGACCGTCTCCTGGTCGGTGAGGCACAGCGCGTCCGTGCCGAGCAGCGTGCGCAGCCGTCGCGCGGACCGGCCCGCCGTCTCCCCGGTGAGGCCCGCGCGCAGCGGGGGCGCGGCGAGCGAGGCGGTGTGCAGGGTCTGGAAGGTGGCGTGCTCGACGGGGGTGCCGAGCCCACCGAGAATTCCGGGCCGCGCGGTGCGCCTGCCGAGCCAGAAACCGGCGGCGAGCAGCGGCAGCACGGCGACACAGAGCCCCGCGAGGAATCCGCTCATCCCGCCGACTCCCCCGGCACGCCGCACACACCTCGCCCCTCGCCGACCCTCCACGCGCCTCCCCGCCCGCCGACGCCCGTCACGCCCCGGCTCCCACCACTCCCCCACACACCTCGGCCCCCACCCGTCCTCCTCAGACCCCCGCTCCCGCCGATCGCCCTCACGCCTCGACCCCCGCCCGACTCCGCAACGCCCCGGCCCCGCCACTCCCCCACACACCTCGGCCCCCGCCGCTCCCGCTCACGCCCCGGCCTCCTTCGTGGTCACCGTGGCGCGCACCTGGGCGCCGGCCAACTCCTCCGGAAGATGGAACCGTGCCAGGATCGCCGCCGTCCCGGCCGGCACCCGGCCCGGCGTGGCCAGTGACACCAGCATCATCGTCACGAATCCGAGCGGTACGGACCACAGGGCCGGCCAGGCGAGGAGCGCGTGCAGGGAGCCCGTGCCCGGATAGCCCGCCATGGTCGCGCCGACCGCGACCAGTGCGGAGCCGCCGCCGATCAGCATCCCGGCGGCCGCGCCCGGCGGGGTCAGCCGCCGCCACCAGATGCCGAGTACCAGCAAGGGGCAGAAGGAGGAGGCGGAGACGGCGAACGCGAGCCCCACCGCGTCGGCCACCGGCAGCCCGCCCACCAGCACGCTCGCCGCGAGCGGCACCGCCATCGCGAGCACGGTGCCGAGCCGGAAGTGCCGTACCCCACGCGTGGGCAGCACGTCCTGGGTGAGCACGCCCGCCACCGCCATGGTCAGTCCGGACGCGGTCGACAGGAACGCCGCGAAGGCGCCGCCCGCCACCAGTGCGCCCAGGAGGTCCGCGCCCACTCCGCCGATCATCCGGTCGGGCAGCAGCAACACGGCGGCGTCCGCGTCCCCGGTGAGGCTGAGCTCGGGGGCGTACAGCCGACCCAACGCCCCGTAGACGGGCGGGAGGAGATAGAAGGCGCCGATCAGGCCGAGCACGGCGACCGTGGTACGGCGGGCGGCGACGCCGTGCGGGCTGGTGTAGAAGCGGACGACCACATGCGGCAGTCCCATCGTGCCGAGGAAGGTGGCGAGGATCAGTCCGTACGTGGCGTACAGCGGGCGTTCCTCGCGCCCGGCCGCCAGCGAGGTCGACATGCCGCCGTTGCTGCCGCGGTCGGCCACCGGGACCGGGTCGCCCTTGGCGAAGGTGAGCCGGGTGCCGCGGTCGATGTGGTGGACGCCCGCGGATAGTTCGACGCGCTCGCCCTCGTACCGCCGTCCGTCGACGCCGCCCGTGGCCGTGACGCCCAACGGCCGGGAGAGCTTCAGGTCGAGAGTGTCGTCGACGCGTACGACCCGCTGTTCGCGGAAGGTCGCCGGTTCGTCGAAGGTTTCACGGGGTGCGCCGTGGGCCTGCCAGGCGAGGACCAGGAAGAGCGCGGGGACCAGCAGCGCGGTGAGCTTGAGCCAGTACTGGAAGGCCTGCACGAAGGTGATGCTGCGCATGCCGCCCGCGGCGACGGTGGCGACCACGACGACGGCCACGAGCACCCCGCCGAACCAGTCGGGCGCGTCGGTCAGCACGGCCAACGTCAGTCCCGCGCCCTGCAGTTGAGGCAGCAGATACAGCCAGCCGACGCCGACGACGAAGGCGCCGGCCAGCCGGCGCACCGCCTCCGAGCCGAGCCGCGCCTCCGCGAAGTCCGGCAGGGTGTAGGCGCCGGAGCGGCGCAGCGGGGCCGCGACGAACAGCAGCAGTACCAGGTAGCCCGCCGTGTAGCCGACCGGGTACCAGAGCATGTCCGGGCCCTGGACCAGCACAAGGCCGGCGATGCCCAGGAAGGAGGCGGCGGAGAGGTACTCGCCGCTGATCGCGGCCGCGTTGAGCCGGGGGCCCACGGTGCGCGAGGCGACGTAGAAGTCGGAGGTGGTCCGGGAGATGCGCAGGCCGAAGGCGCCGACCAGGACGGTGGCGACGACGACGAGGGCGACCGCGGGGACGGCGTAGTTCTGGTCCACGGTTCAGCGGTCCTCGACCAGGCGCACGAAGTCCTTCTCGTTGCGCTCCGCCCGGCGTACGTACCAGCGCGCGAGCAGTACCAGCGGTGGGTACACGCAGAATCCGAGCACGGCCCACTCCAGGCTCGCGCCGTCCGGCATCGCGGCGAAGACGAGGGGCAGCGGGCCCACGAGCAGCACCAGGACGGCGAACACCACGAGGGCGACGCGGAGTTGACTGCGCATCAGGGAGCGGACGTAGGTGTGGCCGAGCGTGGTCTGTTCGTCGATCTCGGTCCTGGGCCGGTAGTAGCCGGACGTCCGGCGGGTGTGCCGGGGCACACCGGTGACGACCACGCGGCGTTCGGTCGGGTCCTGCGGCACGCGGCCCTCCTCAGCTCGTGGTCCGGCGCAGCAGCAGATCGCGCAGTTCGCGCGCGTGCCGGCGGCTGACCTGGAGTTCGACGGAGTCGACGAGGACGCTCACCGTACCCGCGTCCAGGCGGAGTTCGCCGATGTGGCGCAGGGCGACGAGGTGGCGCCGGTGGATGCGGACGAAGCCGCGGGAGCGCCAGCGCTCTTCGAGGGTGGACAGCGGGATGCGTACGAGGTGACTGCCCTGGGCGGTGTGCAGGCGGGCGTAGTCGCCGTGCGCCTCGACGTGGGTGATGTCCTCGACGGCCACGAAGCGGGTCACACCGCCGAGTTCGACGGATATGTGGTCGGGGTCGGGCTCGTGCACAGGAATCAGCGGTGCCGTGTCCCGGAGTTGGGCGGCCCGCCGGACGGCCTCGGCGAGCCGCTCCCGGCGGACGGGTTTGAGGACGTAGTCGACGGCCTTGAGGTCGAAGGCCTGCACGGCGAAGCCCTCATGCGCGGTGACGAACACGACGAGCGGCGGTTTGGCGAAGCCCGTGAGCAGCCGGGCGAGGTCGAGCCCGTCGAGGCCGGGCATGTGGATGTCGAGGAAGACGACGTCGATCGCCTCGGGCCCGTCGGGTCCGGACTCCAGCGCCCGGTTGATCCGGCGCAGCGCCTCGGTCGCGTCGCTCGCGCCCTCGGCGCTGCTGACGCGTGGATCGGCGTTCAGCAGATAG harbors:
- a CDS encoding DUF6777 domain-containing protein codes for the protein MRAVAAGISQADPFFKEDGKLGRDTRVPEARPAGGVQASNSPGLYGGTPGGGNGPAGDGTGGNSTGGDNGSPGQDEGGGATGEFGGSTKPGTCVVAKLKKFLTAPENSAKAREWARILHISTAEIPNYIDQLTPVVLRHDTLVTNHEYKHGKAVPFDALLQAGIAILVDKQGLPAVKCSCGNPLRPSQVNIKKTSVQFKDGNKKWSGYQQDHIVIVEPPPGNPEIDRLQLIDVNDPDRGIARELGVDGDDTSFDPHAQQTVPAVTGMTFAEAARNLTGAGLALAYDGDSLPPDDAQVTASQPVQGSTLEWGASVTLFVQSDDDDGGGQSTPQESGGTTKGPDESSTGPDESTTGPGESSTGPDESTTGPGESSSGPGESSTGPGTTSPTTPTTPTTGGTDSPPVSGSTPANTPTGDSSTPSESVSTGPTSTEPTTSGAPGSSDSSSVDPGVSDSAPGAPSSATDATDSGGLTGGTS
- a CDS encoding serine/threonine-protein kinase; translation: MAPGSPQSGVGRIIAGRYRLLDQVGSGGMGHVWLAHDQRLDCDVALKEIRFRNLPEGNEEHESRIARARAEARHAAVLRGHPHVVTVHDVLEHEGLPWIVMEYVAGAEDLRAWLARRGPLAPAECARIGLAVLDALTAGHERGIMHRDVKPANILLAPDRTGTPGARILLTDYGISVQPDSPETRWTRTSILVGTAGYLAPERATGGPPTAAADLFSLGCTLYFGVEGHGPFDRDTDLAAITAVVLEEPPPPRRAGALRPVVEALLVKDPARRISAEDTAAALARIITPEPHPPTRVDTGSQPPWAGLVTSDGSSGPGGAVGDQGFASPGAYTPTAVGSGSPARDQGFAAPAAAYAPTAQAPGAYMPAAPGPAAYTPTAPGPGAYTPPGQGFGPPWYGGPATPVTGPGPGPGRRRRKRPRALQAMTAVLLALGLTAGGVWYAMAHKAELPYGAEVGLSEPLRKGDCVLGDPAPWKAAGVPRLRLDPSCKALRPDGQVMALYKAPSFEVARRQGENQCLERTKETAGKLAWNVRSMAVVPTREGFGATGGNVACLLVGKDGPVYGPLGDLRPYGMTFADATQIQRKDCLGHVDGDAQVNDHYELVACDKEHVGRVVDITHLTTYASDEDPFDQANAQCEKDAPPEKYHYPRTVYWSHGLRSTGIWSKGRYLVVCSIERLDKAPMHADQ
- a CDS encoding sensor histidine kinase, whose amino-acid sequence is MSGFLAGLCVAVLPLLAAGFWLGRRTARPGILGGLGTPVEHATFQTLHTASLAAPPLRAGLTGETAGRSARRLRTLLGTDALCLTDQETVLAWDGVGAHHRSEIMERLGGPLETGRGEAFRLRCDEPDCPLRWAVVAPLTVDERVHGALVACAPRESAVLVRAAGEVARWVSVQLELADLDQSRTRLIEAEIKALRAQISPHFIFNSLAVIASFVRTDPERARELLLEFADFTRYSFRRHGDFTTLADELHAIDHYLALVRARFGERLSVTLQIAPEVLPVALPFLCLQPLVENAVKHGLEGKTDKSHISITAQDAGAEALVVIEDNGAGMDPDRLRRILAGEVSPSGGIGLSNVDERLRQVYGDDYGLVIETAVGAGMKITARLPKYQPGVHSAGRLPRE
- a CDS encoding cation acetate symporter; the protein is MDQNYAVPAVALVVVATVLVGAFGLRISRTTSDFYVASRTVGPRLNAAAISGEYLSAASFLGIAGLVLVQGPDMLWYPVGYTAGYLVLLLFVAAPLRRSGAYTLPDFAEARLGSEAVRRLAGAFVVGVGWLYLLPQLQGAGLTLAVLTDAPDWFGGVLVAVVVVATVAAGGMRSITFVQAFQYWLKLTALLVPALFLVLAWQAHGAPRETFDEPATFREQRVVRVDDTLDLKLSRPLGVTATGGVDGRRYEGERVELSAGVHHIDRGTRLTFAKGDPVPVADRGSNGGMSTSLAAGREERPLYATYGLILATFLGTMGLPHVVVRFYTSPHGVAARRTTVAVLGLIGAFYLLPPVYGALGRLYAPELSLTGDADAAVLLLPDRMIGGVGADLLGALVAGGAFAAFLSTASGLTMAVAGVLTQDVLPTRGVRHFRLGTVLAMAVPLAASVLVGGLPVADAVGLAFAVSASSFCPLLVLGIWWRRLTPPGAAAGMLIGGGSALVAVGATMAGYPGTGSLHALLAWPALWSVPLGFVTMMLVSLATPGRVPAGTAAILARFHLPEELAGAQVRATVTTKEAGA
- a CDS encoding LytR/AlgR family response regulator transcription factor; this translates as MLRALAVDDEQPSLEELLYLLNADPRVSSAEGASDATEALRRINRALESGPDGPEAIDVVFLDIHMPGLDGLDLARLLTGFAKPPLVVFVTAHEGFAVQAFDLKAVDYVLKPVRRERLAEAVRRAAQLRDTAPLIPVHEPDPDHISVELGGVTRFVAVEDITHVEAHGDYARLHTAQGSHLVRIPLSTLEERWRSRGFVRIHRRHLVALRHIGELRLDAGTVSVLVDSVELQVSRRHARELRDLLLRRTTS